In Vicugna pacos chromosome 10, VicPac4, whole genome shotgun sequence, the following proteins share a genomic window:
- the LOC140698653 gene encoding putative N-acetylated-alpha-linked acidic dipeptidase isoform X1 produces the protein MNLPPGGEVAGSGRRALRKMGGSAPPDHSWEGSLQVPYNVGPGFAGNFSTQKIKMHIHSNNEVRRIYNVIGTLRGAVEPDRYVILGGHRDSWVFGGIDPQSGAAVVHEIVRSFGKLKKEGWRPRRTMLFASWDAEEFGLLGSTEWAEENSRLLQERGVAYINADSSIEGNYTLRVDCTPLMYSLVYNLTKELQSPDEGFEGKSLFESWNEKDPSPEFSGWPRISKLGSGNDFEVFFQRLGIASGRARYTKNWETTNFSSYPLYHSIYETYELVEKFYDPTFKNHLAVAQVRGGIVFELANSIVLPFDCRDYAVVLRNYADKIYNISMKHPQEMKTYSVSFDALFSAVKNFTEIASNFSERLQDLDKNNPILLRIMNDQLMFLERAFIDPLGLPDRPFYRHIIYAPSSLNKYAGESFPGIYDALFDIESSVDPSKAWGEVKRQISIAAFTVQAAAGTLREVA, from the exons AAAAATGGGTGGATCAGCCCCACCAGATCACAGCTGGGAAGGAAGTCTGCAAGTGCCCTACAATGTCGGACCTGGCTTTGCTGGAAACTTTTCTACCCA AAAAATCAAGATGCATATTCATTCCAACAATGAAGTGAGAAGAATTTACAATGTGATTGGAACACTCAGAGGGGCAGTGGAACCAG ACAGATATGTCATCCTTGGAGGTCACCGTGACTCGTGGGTGTTTGGCGGCATTGACCCTCAGAGCGGGGCAGCTGTTGTTCATGAAATCGTCAGGAGTTTTGGAAAGCTGAAAAAAGAAG GATGGAGGCCTAGAAGGACAATGTTGTTTGCAAGCTGGGATGCAGAAGAATTTGGTCTTCTTGGTTCCACTGAGTGGGCAGAG GAGAATTCCAGACTCCTTCAAGAGCGTGGTGTGGCCTATATTAATGCTGATTCTTCTATAGAAG GAAACTACACTCTGAGAGTTGATTGCACCCCACTTATGTACAGCTTGGTGTACAATCTAACAAAGGAG CTCCAGAGTCCTGATGAAGGCTTTGAAGGCAAATCTCTCTTTGAGAGCTGGAATGAAAAAGACCCTTCTCCTGAATTCAGTGGCTGGCCCAG GATTAGCAAATTAGGATCTGGTAATGATTTTGAAGTGTTCTTCCAAAGACTGGGAATTGCCTCAGGCAGAGCACGGTACACTAAAAACTGG GAAACAACCAATTTCAGCAGCTATCCACTGTATCACAGCATCTATGAAACATATGAATTAGTGGAAAAGTTCTATGATCCAACTTTTAAGAATCACCTTGCTGTGGCCCAGGTTCGAGGAGGGATCGTGTTCGAACTAGCCAATTCCATAGTGCTCCCCTTTGACTGTCGAGACTACGCTGTTGTTTTAAGAAACTATGCTGATAAAATCTACAATATTTCAATGAAACATccacaagaaatgaaaacatacagtgtGTCATTTG ATGCACTGTTTTCTGCAGTGAAGAATTTTACAGAAATTGCTTCTAACTTCAGTGAGAGACTCCAAGACTTGGACAAAAACAA CCCGATATTGTTAAGAATTATGAATGATCAACTGATGTTTCTGGAACGAGCATTTATTGATCCTTTAGGATTACCAGACAGGCCTTTCTACAG GCACATCATCTATGCTCCAAGCAGCCTCAACAAGTACGCCGGGGAGTCGTTCCCAGGGATCTATGATGCTCTGTTTGATATCGAAAGCAGTGTGGACCCTTCCAAGGCCTGGGGAGAGGTGAAGAGACAGATTTCCATTGCAGCCTTCACAGTGCAGGCTGCAGCAGGGACTCTGCGAGAAGTAGCCTAA
- the LOC140698653 gene encoding putative N-acetylated-alpha-linked acidic dipeptidase isoform X2, producing the protein MGGSAPPDHSWEGSLQVPYNVGPGFAGNFSTQKIKMHIHSNNEVRRIYNVIGTLRGAVEPDRYVILGGHRDSWVFGGIDPQSGAAVVHEIVRSFGKLKKEGWRPRRTMLFASWDAEEFGLLGSTEWAEENSRLLQERGVAYINADSSIEGNYTLRVDCTPLMYSLVYNLTKELQSPDEGFEGKSLFESWNEKDPSPEFSGWPRISKLGSGNDFEVFFQRLGIASGRARYTKNWETTNFSSYPLYHSIYETYELVEKFYDPTFKNHLAVAQVRGGIVFELANSIVLPFDCRDYAVVLRNYADKIYNISMKHPQEMKTYSVSFDALFSAVKNFTEIASNFSERLQDLDKNNPILLRIMNDQLMFLERAFIDPLGLPDRPFYRHIIYAPSSLNKYAGESFPGIYDALFDIESSVDPSKAWGEVKRQISIAAFTVQAAAGTLREVA; encoded by the exons ATGGGTGGATCAGCCCCACCAGATCACAGCTGGGAAGGAAGTCTGCAAGTGCCCTACAATGTCGGACCTGGCTTTGCTGGAAACTTTTCTACCCA AAAAATCAAGATGCATATTCATTCCAACAATGAAGTGAGAAGAATTTACAATGTGATTGGAACACTCAGAGGGGCAGTGGAACCAG ACAGATATGTCATCCTTGGAGGTCACCGTGACTCGTGGGTGTTTGGCGGCATTGACCCTCAGAGCGGGGCAGCTGTTGTTCATGAAATCGTCAGGAGTTTTGGAAAGCTGAAAAAAGAAG GATGGAGGCCTAGAAGGACAATGTTGTTTGCAAGCTGGGATGCAGAAGAATTTGGTCTTCTTGGTTCCACTGAGTGGGCAGAG GAGAATTCCAGACTCCTTCAAGAGCGTGGTGTGGCCTATATTAATGCTGATTCTTCTATAGAAG GAAACTACACTCTGAGAGTTGATTGCACCCCACTTATGTACAGCTTGGTGTACAATCTAACAAAGGAG CTCCAGAGTCCTGATGAAGGCTTTGAAGGCAAATCTCTCTTTGAGAGCTGGAATGAAAAAGACCCTTCTCCTGAATTCAGTGGCTGGCCCAG GATTAGCAAATTAGGATCTGGTAATGATTTTGAAGTGTTCTTCCAAAGACTGGGAATTGCCTCAGGCAGAGCACGGTACACTAAAAACTGG GAAACAACCAATTTCAGCAGCTATCCACTGTATCACAGCATCTATGAAACATATGAATTAGTGGAAAAGTTCTATGATCCAACTTTTAAGAATCACCTTGCTGTGGCCCAGGTTCGAGGAGGGATCGTGTTCGAACTAGCCAATTCCATAGTGCTCCCCTTTGACTGTCGAGACTACGCTGTTGTTTTAAGAAACTATGCTGATAAAATCTACAATATTTCAATGAAACATccacaagaaatgaaaacatacagtgtGTCATTTG ATGCACTGTTTTCTGCAGTGAAGAATTTTACAGAAATTGCTTCTAACTTCAGTGAGAGACTCCAAGACTTGGACAAAAACAA CCCGATATTGTTAAGAATTATGAATGATCAACTGATGTTTCTGGAACGAGCATTTATTGATCCTTTAGGATTACCAGACAGGCCTTTCTACAG GCACATCATCTATGCTCCAAGCAGCCTCAACAAGTACGCCGGGGAGTCGTTCCCAGGGATCTATGATGCTCTGTTTGATATCGAAAGCAGTGTGGACCCTTCCAAGGCCTGGGGAGAGGTGAAGAGACAGATTTCCATTGCAGCCTTCACAGTGCAGGCTGCAGCAGGGACTCTGCGAGAAGTAGCCTAA
- the LOC102544751 gene encoding tripartite motif-containing protein 64C-like → MDSGGFMQAFQNELICSICMNYFIDPVTTDCGHSFCSPCLHLCWEEALTPLSCPECRAVSEKPEFKTNIVLKRLASLARQAKANHISSSEQQICATHQEAKGLFCEVDKTLLCGSCSESPEHGAHSHWPLRWAADEYREKLLKRMGSLWKMNQEMQNNLNQETDKIQSFENYVSLRKVTVRAQYWKMHLFLQEEEQVHLEALEKEAKEISDQLKESVFRMAQQKESLKEMYRELTEVCHKPDMELLQDFRNVMERAELVQIQKPQPVNPELPSWPIAGTLDMLNTFRVDNIVSLKMTIPNVSLSDEDARETSGGDHHGEAADPQRAEGFAVWGAEAFTSGRHYWEVDVSHSPNWILGVCEDVLTNVTDIINNSVEAFLLFSMKVNNHYILSTNSPPLIQYVKRPLGRVGVFLDYDNGTVSFYDVCTGCLIYSFLPTPFSSPLKPFLYQRSP, encoded by the exons ATGGATTCAGGAGGCTTCATGCAAGCCTTCCAGAATGAACTTATCTGCTCCATCTGTATGAACTATTTCATAGATCCTGTCACCACAGACTGCGGGCACAGCTTCTGCAGTCCCTGCCTGCACCTCTGCTGGGAGGAAGCCCTAACCCCACTGAGCTGCCCTGAGTGCAGGGCAGTGTCAGAGAAGCCAGAGTTTAAAACCAATATTGTTCTCAAGAGGCTGGCTTCCCTTGCCAGACAGGCTAAAGCTAACCACATCAGCAGCTCTGAGCAGCAGATCTGTGCGACACACCAAGAAGCGAAGGGGCTCTTCTGTGAGGTGGACAAGACCCTGCTCTGTGGGTCCTGCTCTGAATCCCCAGAACATGGGGCTCACAGCCACTGGCCACTACGATGGGCTGCTGACGAATACAGG GAGAAACTTCTAAAGAGAATGGGCTCTTTATGGAAAATGAATCAAGAAATGCAAAACAATCTGAACCAGGAAACTGACAAAATCCAGTCATTTGAG AACTATGTGTCCTTGAGGAAGGTGACGGTTCGAGCTCAGTATTGGAAGATGCATCTATTTCTCCAGGAGGAGGAGCAAGTCCATCTGGAGGCACTGGAGAAGGAAGCCAAGGAGATTTCCGACCAACTCAAGGAGAGTGTATTCAGAATGGCTCAACAGAAGGAAAGTCTGAAAGAAATGTACAGAGAGCTGACGGAGGTGTGCCACAAGCCTGACATGGAGCTGCTCCAG GACTTCCGAAATGTAATGGAAAG GGCTGAGCTGGTACAGATACAGAAGCCTCAGCCAGTGAACCCAGAGCTCCCTTCCTGGCCCATCGCTGGAACCTTAGACATGCTGAACACATTCAGAG TGGATAACATTGTGAGTCTGAAAATGACCATTCCAAACGTGAGCCTTTCTGACGAGGATGCACGTGAGACATCTGGAGGTGACCATCACGGCGAGGCCGCAGACCCTCAGAGGGCAGAGGGATTTGCGGTGTGGGGAGCTGAGGCCTTCACCTCCGGGAGGCATTACTGGGAGGTGGATGTGAGCCACTCCCCGAACTGGATCCTGGGAGTTTGTGAAGATGTCTTGACAAATGTTACTGACATCATTAATAATTCTGTGGAAGCATTTCTTCTATTTTCGATGAAGGTGAACAATCATTATATTCTCTCCACCAACTCCCCACCGTTAATTCAGTATGTGAAGAGGCCTCTGGGTAGGGTTGGGGTGTTTCTGGATTACGACAATGGAACTGTGAGCTTCTATGATGTTTGCACGGGGTGCCTCATTTACAGTTTCCTCCCAAcccccttctcttcccctctgAAGCCTTTCCTTTACCAGAGATCCCCATGA